GTTATCGCGTACTTAAAAACGTAGTGAAAGCTGCGCGTGGTAACCGTAAGGAGATGATCCAACGTATCCATAGCGAAATTGAAGGCCGTCTCGAAGAAGTCGGTTTGCCTGCTCGCGTACTTGGTCGTGAAAAGAACCTGTTCTCCATCTATAACAAGATGAAAACTAAAGAGCAGCGCTTCCACACCATTATGGACATCTACGCTTTCCGCGTGGTGGTTGATACCCCAGATACTTGTTATCGCGCACTTGGTCAGGCTCACAGCCTATACAAGCCTCGCCCTGGCCGCATGAAAGATTACATTGCGGTACCAAAAGCCAACGGCTACCAATCTCTGCATACGTCAATGATCGGCCCTCATGGGGTGCCAGTTGAGGTTCAGATCCGTACTGAAGATATGGATCAAATGGCAGACAAAGGTGTCGCGGCGCACTGGTCTTACAAAGGCAATGGTTCGCGTAGCAGTAATGGCACAACCGCACAGGTTAAAGCACAACGTTGGATGCAGAGCTTACTTGAGCTGCAACAAAGCGCGGGTAACTCATTCGAGTTCATTGAAAACGTTAAGTCTGATCTGTTCCCAGATGAAATCTTTGTATTCACGCCGAAAGGTCGCATTGTCGAACTTCCTGCGGGCGCAACAGCGGTCGATTTTGCTTACGCGGTACATACCGATGTCGGCAACATGTGTGTAGGTGCTCGTGTAGACATGAACCCTTACCCACTCAGCAAGTCGCTGAAGAATGGCCAAACGATTGAGATCATCAGTGCTCCGGGCGCGCGTCCGAATGCAGCATGGCTCAACTACGTGGTGACATCACGTGCGCGCACTAAGATCCGACAGGTTCTGAAAACCATGCGTCGTGAAGAATCGATTACTTTAGGTCGTCGTCTACTGAATCACGCACTTGGCGAACACTCGATTGGCGATATCGGCCAAGAGAACGTTGAACATGTTTTGTCTGATCTGCGTCTCGATAACATTGAAGACTTACTAGCATCGATTGGTCTTGGTGAGCTGATGAGTATCGTGATTGCTCGTCGCCTACTGGGTGATGCTGACGAACTCACTGAAGTGGAAAACAACAGCGATACACCAAGGAAGAAACTTCCTATCCGTGGTGCTGAAGGTCTACTGCTGACGTTCGCCAACTGTTGTCACCCGATTCCAGATGATCACATCATTGCCCATGTATCTCCAGGTCGTGGCCTTGTGGTTCACCGTGAAACGTGTCCAAACGTTCGTGGTTACCAGAAAGAACCAGACAAATACATGGCGGTTGAATGGTCTGATGATTACGACCAAGAGTTCACAGCTGAGCTTCAGGTTGATCTGCAGAATCACCAAGGTGCACTGGCTGAGCTAACTAATGTTATCTCGAAAACAGGCTCTAACATTCACGGTATTTCTACCGAAGAACGTGACGGTCGCCTGTACACAGTGACTATCTTGCTGACCACTAAAGATCGTGTTCATCTTGCAAGCATTATGAAAAAGCTACGTGTGATGCCACACGCGCTGAAAGTAAGACGTCGTAAGAACTGATCCAAAAGCAGATGAGAGATACGAGTCTCGAGATGCGAAGAGCACAAGCTTTTCACTACTCAACTCTCCGTATTTCGAGTCTGCTTTAATTTTTTGTACCGCCCTGTTCTTTTCTTAGCTCGCTTACCCACATCCCGAATCCGCTCTTAATCTTTTCGTATCCCTTTCACTTGCATCTCTTATCTGCCCTTTATCTCTTCTCATCTCGTTTACTCTCATCCCGAATCTGCTCTTATCTCTTCGTATCCCGTTTACCCGTATCCCGAATCCGCTCTTAATCTTTTCGTACCCCTTTCACTTGCATCTCTTATCTGCCCTTTATCTCTTCTCATCTCGTTTACTCTCATCCCGCATCTGCCCTTAATCTTTTCGAATCTCGTTTACTCGCATCCCGTATCTGCTTCTAAGCTTTATCCTGTACAAAAATCCAGTAAAATGCTTGAATAGATCATCTCTCTTACGTTTATGAGCCTTGTTATGTCACAGCTTTTATCTGCTATCCCTCTCAACTCTTTATCTGGAGTCGGCGCTAAAGTCGCAGAGAAACTGGAGAAGGTTGGGCTTAATAACGTACAAGACCTGCTATTTCATCTCCCTTTACGCTATGAAGATAGAACACGCATCTATCCGATCGTAAAACTGCACGCTGGCCTTTGGGCTGCGGTGCAAGGCAAGGTGATGCATGTTGATACCATTTTCGGTAAACGTAAGATGCTCGCAGTAAAGATCAGTGATGGGAATGGCACCATTACCCTACGCTTTTTCAACTTCACTGCCGGAATGAAGAATAACTTTGCCGAAGGCAAACAAGTACACGCCTACGGTGAAATCAAGCGCGGCAATATGGGGCTGGAGATCGTCCACCCTGACTACAAGTTCTTTGCCCCAAGGCAGCAGCCAGATGTTGAAGCGAACCTAACGCCGGTGTACCCAACCACTGAAGGGCTAAGACAAGTCACACTGCGTAACCTGACAGACCAAGCGTTAGAGCTTATCGACAAAGCAGCCGTCAATGAGTTGCTACCATCTGGTTTATACGATCACCAAATCACCCTAGCACAAGCGCTGCATACCATTCACAGACCACCTCCGGGCATTGACCTAGAGCTGTTTGATGAAGGTAAACACCCTGCACAGCTGCGCCTAATTATGGAAGAGTTACTGGCTCAAAACCTGTCGATGTTGTCGGTTCGTAGCAAAGGGCAACAAGACAAAGCGATGCCATTTCCCCCAGCGAACACCTTGAAAGGTAAGTTATTGGCTCAGCTGCCATTTTCTCCAACCAATGCTCAAGCACGAGTGACTAAAGAGATTGAAGCTGACTTAGAAAAACCACATCCAATGATGCGTTTAGTACAAGGGGATGTAGGTTCAGGTAAAACCTTGGTTGCTGCACTGGCGGCGGTTCGCGCATTAGAACATGGTCAGCAAGTAGCACTGATGGCACCAACCGAGCTATTGGCTGAACAGCACGCGATCAATTTCGCCAATTGGTTTGAAGCGATGGGCATTCAAGTCGGTTGGTTGGCAGGCAAACTCAAAGGTAAAGCTCGTGAGACTGAGCTAGCGCGAATTGCCAGCGGCGAAGCGCAAATGGTGGTCGGTACTCATGCCCTATTCCAAGAACACGTCGAGTTCAAAAACCTTGGCTTAGTGATCATTGATGAGCAACACCGATTTGGTGTCCATCAGCGATTAGAGCTGCGTGAAAAAGGCGCGAAACAAGGCTATTACCCTCACCAATTGGTGATGACGGCAACGCCAATCCCACGAACGCTCGCAATGACGGCCTATGCCGATCTCGAAACCTCAATTATTGATGAGCTGCCACCGGGGCGAACCCCGATTCAAACCGTAGCGATTCCTGATACCAAACGTGATGACATTGTTGAGCGGGTGCGCAATGCGTGTCTCAATGAGGGCAAGCAAGCCTATTGGGTGTGTACGCTAATTGATGAGTCAGAAGTATTAGAAGCTCAAGCCGCGGCTGACACAGCAGAAGAGCTGCAACGAAAGCTGCCAGATGTGAAAATTGGCTTGGTGCATGGCCGAATGAAACCTGCCGAGAAGCAGGCAGTAATGCAGGAATTCAAAGAGAACAAACTGCACC
This region of Vibrio sp. BS-M-Sm-2 genomic DNA includes:
- the spoT gene encoding bifunctional GTP diphosphokinase/guanosine-3',5'-bis pyrophosphate 3'-pyrophosphohydrolase, giving the protein MYLFDSLKDVAQEYLTEPQIEALRQSYVVARNAHEGQTRSTGEPYIIHPVAVSRILAEMRLDIETLQAALLHDVIEDTEVTKEELEAQFGNTVAELVDGVSKLDKLKFRDRKEAQAENFRKMVLAMVQDIRVILIKLADRTHNMRTLGALRPDKKRRIARETLEIYSPLAHRLGIHNIKTELEELGFEALYPNRYRVLKNVVKAARGNRKEMIQRIHSEIEGRLEEVGLPARVLGREKNLFSIYNKMKTKEQRFHTIMDIYAFRVVVDTPDTCYRALGQAHSLYKPRPGRMKDYIAVPKANGYQSLHTSMIGPHGVPVEVQIRTEDMDQMADKGVAAHWSYKGNGSRSSNGTTAQVKAQRWMQSLLELQQSAGNSFEFIENVKSDLFPDEIFVFTPKGRIVELPAGATAVDFAYAVHTDVGNMCVGARVDMNPYPLSKSLKNGQTIEIISAPGARPNAAWLNYVVTSRARTKIRQVLKTMRREESITLGRRLLNHALGEHSIGDIGQENVEHVLSDLRLDNIEDLLASIGLGELMSIVIARRLLGDADELTEVENNSDTPRKKLPIRGAEGLLLTFANCCHPIPDDHIIAHVSPGRGLVVHRETCPNVRGYQKEPDKYMAVEWSDDYDQEFTAELQVDLQNHQGALAELTNVISKTGSNIHGISTEERDGRLYTVTILLTTKDRVHLASIMKKLRVMPHALKVRRRKN
- the recG gene encoding ATP-dependent DNA helicase RecG; this translates as MSQLLSAIPLNSLSGVGAKVAEKLEKVGLNNVQDLLFHLPLRYEDRTRIYPIVKLHAGLWAAVQGKVMHVDTIFGKRKMLAVKISDGNGTITLRFFNFTAGMKNNFAEGKQVHAYGEIKRGNMGLEIVHPDYKFFAPRQQPDVEANLTPVYPTTEGLRQVTLRNLTDQALELIDKAAVNELLPSGLYDHQITLAQALHTIHRPPPGIDLELFDEGKHPAQLRLIMEELLAQNLSMLSVRSKGQQDKAMPFPPANTLKGKLLAQLPFSPTNAQARVTKEIEADLEKPHPMMRLVQGDVGSGKTLVAALAAVRALEHGQQVALMAPTELLAEQHAINFANWFEAMGIQVGWLAGKLKGKARETELARIASGEAQMVVGTHALFQEHVEFKNLGLVIIDEQHRFGVHQRLELREKGAKQGYYPHQLVMTATPIPRTLAMTAYADLETSIIDELPPGRTPIQTVAIPDTKRDDIVERVRNACLNEGKQAYWVCTLIDESEVLEAQAAADTAEELQRKLPDVKIGLVHGRMKPAEKQAVMQEFKENKLHLLVATTVIEVGVDVPNSSLMIIENPERLGLAQLHQLRGRVGRGSVASHCVLLYHSPLSKTAQKRLGVLRESNDGFVIAQRDLEIRGPGELLGTKQTGLADFKIADLIRDQRLIPEVQRIARHIHDSFPDNAKAIINRWLGERDVYSKA